The segment TGGTGACCCATGAGATGGGCTTCGCCCGTGAAGTGGGGGACCGGGTGCTTTTTATGGAGCAAGGGGCCATAGTGGAGCAGGGTGCGCCGGAGCAGCTGTTCGGCAGCCCGTCGCATGAGCGTACACGGGAGTTTCTGTCCAAGGTGCTGTAAGAATCGCCTAAAGTAGAATATTGTTATTTAATCGGTTATATTAGAAGAGTAAGAAATAGGCAATAAGTCCAAGCGTGAATAGCTGCCCAGGGTGGCGGGGAGGAGGCTCGGAGATATCTTTTTTTAAAGTATAAGGATGACAGCGGTTCTGCATAATGATTGATCCTTATATTTCCGGCAGAAAAGGATAGGGTGCTTAATAAGACGGCATAGGCTTTCTGCTGGTCATAATTCCATAATGATAGAAGGAGAATACGATGAGCACATTCAAGAATTGGCTGAATACCACCAAGAGCGGACTGACGGATCAAGTGAAGAAATTTAAAAATAAAGACTTTATGAACGCGGTGGTGGCGGGCTGCGCGCTGGTTGCTGCTGCTGACGGCAAGATTGAGGAAGCTGAGAAGAACAAGATGGCGGGATATATGAATCTCAGCAATGAACTCAAGGTATTTGACATGAGGGACGTCATTGCCCAGTTCAATTACTATGTCAGCAACTTCGAATTCTCGCCGGAGATCGGTAAGCAGGAAGCGCTGAAGGCCATCGGGAAGTTCAACGGCAAACCGGAGGTTGGACGGTTAATCGTGGGCGTATGCTCGGCGATTGGTGCAGCAGACGGTGACTTCGATGAGCATGAGAAAGCGGTTGTGCGGAATATCTGCAATGTACTGGGACTTAGCCCAAGCGAATTCAGCCTGTAATTACAGGCTGGATTTCATTTGCTAATTACTGAAACTTTAGGCGATTCATCGCCGTATCACTGATGTAACACCCGCAAGCATACTTCTATCTGGAAACGGAGGTACTTCAAGTTGGCTGGAATTAATCTGGTAAAAGGTCAGAAGATCGATTTAACCAAAGGCAATGCCGGACTGTCTAACGTAATCGTAGGACTGGGCTGGGACCCTGCCGAACCGGCAAGAGGATTCTTTGGGGTTAAAAAACAGGCGAATGTGGACTGCGATGCTTCAGCGCTGCTGCTGAATGAGAACGGCAAGCTGACGAACAAGCTGAACCTTGTCTGCTTTCACAACAAACAGAATGCGAATAACTCTGTAGTCCACTCGGGGGATAATCTGACGGGTGAGGGCGACGGGGACGACGAACAGATCATGGTGAATCTGAAGCAGATTCCTGCCGATGTCCATAAGGTCCTTGTTGTGGTTAACATCTACGATGCGGTGAACCGCAAGCAGGATTTCGGAATGATCAAATCTGCGTATATCCGCATTATTAATGCGGCAGGGAATGCAGAATTGGTTAAGTTTAATCTGACAGAGAATTATACAGGCTTCACGGCACTGATCTGCGGTGAGCTGTACCGTCATGGCGAAGAGTGGAAATTCGCAGCCATCGGCGAAGCGGCCCACGCCGCGCATATCAATCAGCTGGCAGAACGCTATATCTAAATCCAATTTGAGAAAAGAGGGCTCTATTCATGGCTATTAACTTATCCAAGGGACAAAAAATTGATTTAACCAAAACGAATCCAGGCTTGTCCAAAATTACAGTCGGCCTAGGATGGGATACGAATAAATACGACGGCGGTAAGGACTTTGACCTTGACGTTTCCGTGTTCCTGACGAATGCCAGCGGTAAAGTAGATAAAGAAACCAACTTCATCTTCTTCAACAACAAGCAGAACGAGAACGCTTCTGTCGTACACACCGGCGATAACCGTACCGGGGAAGGCGATGGAGACGATGAGCAGGTTCAAGTCGATTTGCTTAATGTTCCTGCAGATGTGGACAAGATTGCCTTCACTATTACCATCTATGAAGCAGAATCCAGAAGCCAGAACTTTGGACAAGTCTCCCGTTCTTATGTACGTATCGTCAACGATGCGAACAGTGAGGAACTGATCCGTTTTGACCTGGGTGAAGATTTCTCCGTTGAAACAGGCGTAGTTGTAGGCGAATTGTACCGTAACGGCGCAGAATGGAAATTCAATGCGATTGGCAGCGGCTACAAGGATGGTCTCTCCGGCTTGACCCGTGATTACGGTCTGCAATAAGGCTCTGACATTACGGGAATTAAATCTGTAAGGAAAGAGGGTTTTTGACAGTGACGATCAGTCTTTCCAAAGGACAGCGGATTGATCTTACCAAGACTAATCCGGGTCTGACCAAGGTAGTTGTAGGACTGGGCTGGGATACAAACAAGTATAGCGGCGGCAAGGATTTCGACCTTGATGCATCAGCATTCCTGCTGCATGAGGACGGCAAAGCCAAAAGCGAAAATGACTTTGTATTCTATAACAACCCAAGCGGCGGTACTGGATCTGTAACCCACACAGGCGACAATCGTACAGGGGAAGGCGACGGGGATGATGAGCAGATCGTCGTAGACTTCAGCCTGGTGCCTGCCAATATTCAGCGGATCGGGATCACGGTTACGATCTATGATTATGAGGCCCGGGCACAGAACTTCGGACAAGTCTCCAACGCTTTCGTCCGCGTAGTGGATGCATCCAGTGACCGTGAGATTCTGCGGTTCGATCTGGGCGAGGATTTCTCCACCGAGACGGCTGTGGTCTTCTGTGAATTCTACCGCCAGGGGGCGGACTGGAAATTCCAGGCGATCGGCAGCGGCTTCGCCGGCGGACTAAGCGCGTTATGCAAAAACTACGGGCTGGACGCGCAATAAGAGCTTCAAAGGCGGGATCATCATCGATCCTGCCCTTTTTATACACAAAATCTGATAAGTTGCGCTCTTATCCATGTATAAAGGTGGCGTAAGAATGAATACAGAAGTAGTCAAAGGACAGAAAGCAGACCTGACCAAAGGGAACCCGGGGCTCCGCAGCATTACGGTTGAGATCGGGTGGAAAGCTCCGTCTTCCATGGATATTGATGCTTCCGCATTCCTGCTTGGAGCTGGCGGTAAAGTCGGCAGTGACGACGATCTGATCTTTTACAATAACCCGTCTACTCCATATATCACTTATAAGGATGTGCCGGGTACGGCTTCGGGCGGACTGAAGCAGTTCGAGGTCTCGCTGGAGCGGATTCCGGCAAACATAGTGAAGATTGCCTTCACGCTTACTCTGTATGACGGAGAAAACCGCAAGCAGATGTTCGGACAAATGAGTGAAGCGGAGTGCCGGATCGTGAATCAGGCGACAGGTGCGCAGCTTCTGCGGTGTAACCTTGGAAATCAGTTCTCTGTGGAAACGGCTGTTGTAGTTGGAGAATTATATAGACATGGTGAAGAATGGAAATACAGTGCGATTGTTGCGGGCTTCTCGGGCGGGCTTAAGGCGCTCTGCGGCAACTATGGCATAGAAGTAGAGGACGAGCCTGCGCCGGCACCGAAGCCGCCTGAACAGACGCCTCCGCCGGGACGCCCGCCGCTTCAAGTGCCGCCGCCCCGCGCAGAGTCATCCAGACCGAATATTGTGATTCCGCCACCGCCTGCACCGGCACCCCCTAAGCAGGAGGCTGCTCCCGCACCGGCGCTGAATCTCAATCTGAAGAAGATTGAGCTGAAGAAGAAGGGCGATTCGATTAACCTGAAGAAATCCGCCTCCGGTCTGGGTGAGCTGCTCATTAACCTGAACTGGAACCAGAAGCAGGGCGGAGGGCTGTTCAGCCGTAACAAGGGCGGGGTAGATCTCGACTTGGCCTGTCTGTATGAGCTGAAGAATGGCAGCAAAGGCGTGGTGCAGGCACTGGGCAATGCGTTCGGCAACCTCCAGCAGCCGCCGTACATCATGCTCGATGGAGATGATCGGACAGGCTCCGTAACATCTGGCGAGAATCTGCGTATAAACGGAAGTAAGGTCGCCCAGATTGAACGGATTCTGGTGTTTGCCTTTATTTACAAAGGAGTTACCAACTGGTCTGAAGCGGATGGAGTGGTTACCCTGAAGCAGGATGGAGGACCGGATATTATCGTTAATCTGGACGAGCATAACAACCGTAAAGGCATGTGCGCCATCGCGCTGATCCGGAATGTGGATAACGAGACCTTCAGTATTGAACGGCTCGTGCAATATTTCAGCGGTCACAGGGAGATGGATGAGGCTTATGGCTGGGGGCTTCGCTGGGTAGCGGGAAGCAAATAATTTGATATTACCGGAGGCGCAAGTGGAATGGACTGGTTCAGTGATTTTTTTAGGAGTATCGGTGAGAATTACGGGCATTTCTTCTCATGGAGTGATATTGCAGGAACGCTCTCCGACCCTGTCAGCTGGGGGATAATCGGAAGCTTGATTCTGCTGGAGGGTCTGCTGTCCGCTGATAACGCGCTTGTACTGGCGGTCATGGTTAAGCACCTGCCGAAGGAGCAGCAGCGTAAGGCGTTGTTCTACGGTATTATCGGTGCTTATGTATTCAGATTCCTGGCGATTGGGCTGGGGACCTATCTCGTCAAATTCACGCTGGTGAAGGTGCTTGGAGCCTTGTATCTCTTCTACATTGCCTACAAAGGGTTGTTCAAGGGCAGCGGAGAAGAGGGAGAGATTAAGAATAAAGGCGCCTCCTTCTGGAAGACGGTACTCCTCGTTGAATTAATGGATATTGCCTTCAGTATTGACAGCGTGGTAGCTGCGTTTGGTCTTAGCAGTGAAGTATGGGTACTCTTCCTGGGCGGTATTCTCGGCGTACTGATGATGCGCGGAGTGGCACAGGTGTTCCTCAAGCTGATTGCCAGATATCCTGAACTGGAACAGACAGCATTCCTGCTTATTGCACTGATTGCCGGTAAAATGCTTGCCGGAGCCTTCGGCTATGAATTGCCGCATGTAATTTTCTTCGGTATTCTAATTGCGGTGTTTGCAGGTACTATCGTGTATAGCGCAAGCAAACGCAAGAAGGCTGAGAACCACAAGGCCTGATGGTTCTGCGTGCTTCATCTATTTATCCTTTATAGCTGTGCAGGAAGGCGCGGGGTTCACGGGAAGGGTGGACTCCGGCACGCCTTTCGGGTAATCGTAATAGGTTTATAGCATGGCCTTTGCTTGGGTTCTAAGCAAGCCGGATACCGTCCCCGAGAGGACGGCATAGCTGGTTCTGCTCGCAGCCAGAGGCCATTTGTATTGTGCTGGCACAACATTAAGGGGGAAGGGCCTTGAGATATTTCGATTACCTCACACAAGAACAGGAAGCCTCATTATTCCATGTTCCGCCGGTTTCATTTGATCATACTACCCGCAAGGATTTACTGGCTTATGCCGTCGGAGCAGCCCTTTATATGCCGGCCACCCGTGCCAGTGTTGCCGAAGATATTATTAAGCTGAGAGCCTCAGGACTTATTACGGTAATCATAGATCTGGAGGATGCCATCGGAGACGGTGAAGTGGATTATGCCGAAGAATCCATCGTCAGGCATCTGGCGTTCCTGTCCGCTTATGCGGAGAATGAGCCGGAGCAGCGCGGCAGTCTTCCGCTGCTGTTCATCCGGGTGCGTAACCCTGCACAGCTGCGGGATCTGATCTTTCGGCTGGGATCATTAATCACCATGCTGACCGGCTTCGTCTTCCCCAAATTCTCCGTAGAGAACGGTACGGATTATTTCGAGGCCATTGCCGATTACAATGACACACGCAGCTATTCCGCCCCGGTGCTGTACGGGATGCCGATTCTGGAGAATGCACCGATCATCTACCGGGAGAGCCGGATGGATACTCTGCTTGGGGTGCGCGATCTGCTGGGGCAATACCGCGAGTATGTACTGAATGTCCGGATTGGAGCGACGGACTTCTCCAGTCTGTTCGGACTGCGGCGCAGCCCGGATATCAGTATTTATGACCTGACGCCGATCCGTGACTGCATGTCGGATATCATTAACGTCTTTGGCCGTGTGGAGGAAGGATACGTGATCTCGGGTCCTGTGTGGGAGTATTTTGCCAGCAAAGGACACCGGGTCCTCCGCCCGCAGCTGCGGGAGACACCCTTCGAGGATACCTACGGCAAGCATGGCCGCGAGATGCGCAACAGCTTCATTTCAAGCTCGATGGACGGGCTGATCCGGGAAGTAATTCTGGACAAGGAGAATGGCATTGTGGGCAAAACCATTATCCACCCCTCCCACCTCAGACCCGTGCAGGCGATGTATACCGTAATGCATGAAGAGTATGTGGATGCCTTAAGTATTGTAGACAGCAACGATGGCAGCCGCGGCGTGTTCAAGAGTGAATACTATAACAAAATGAATGAAATCAAGCCTCATTTGAACTGGGCCAGACGAATTTTATTACGATCTCAAATATACGGGGTGTTACATGAACAACAGCATTTTGTCGGATTACTACCCGAGAACGAATACACACACGTTTAATATCGTCGAGAATCTGCAGGTTACGGTAACAGAAACCTCCAATCCTTTTCATATGCCTGTGGAGTCCTTGTTCTCTATGGCTGCACGAATCAATAAGAAGCGCTCCTTCCTGTTCGTCAGCAAAGTGCTTGGCAAGCACATTCCCGTAGGGCCCTATACCCCGCTGCTTAGCGGAGCGGCACTCGCCTTGCTCCTGTATCTGGAGATGAGCGCGGATACCGCTGACCGGGAGATGATGGAACCGCTGATGAACCAGGCCGTTCATGGCCTGATCCATCCTGAAGTTGCGGAAGAAGCTTATCATGCGCTGCTTGCTGCGCGCCTGGCTCTGCCTGAGCCGGTTCTGTTTATCGGGTTCGCCGAAACCGCTACCGCCCTTGGCCACAGCATGTATAATGCATTCGCCGGCGGTGCGTCCTATATTCATACCACGCGTGAGCTGATTCCTGAGCTGGAATCGGTGGTGACCTTTGAAGAGGAGCATTCCCACGCCGTAGATCATCTCTGCTATGCCCTGAATGCCGGGCTGTTATCGGGGACAGAGCCGATTGTATTAGTGGATGACGAGATTACGACCGGTAATACGGCGATTAATACGATCCGGGACATCCAGTCCAAATTCCCGCGCAGGGAGTATGTAGTGGCTTCTCTCTTGGACTGGCGGAGTGAAGCTAATATCCAGGCGTACCGTGAGCTGGAGCTGGAGCTGGGGATACGCATACAAGCTCTATCACTGCTGCAGGGAAGCATCAAGGTTGAGGGGGTTCCGCTGCTGCAGCCTGCAGCCGGTAACGGAGCCGCCGCTACCACAGGCGCAGAGCTTGTAACTACTTATGCATTCGACGGCTTAGAGCGGCTTCCGGTAACCTCGGCGGATGGACTGGGCGTTATCAATCCATCGCCTTATCTGAAGCACAGCGGCCGCTTCGGCCTGGAGTCTGCGGATAATGCGCGGATAGATGCAGGTGTAAGCCGTGTGGCCAGGCAGCTCCGGGGGCTGCGGGAAGGCGGACGTACCCTGGTGATGGGCGTAGGCGAGTTCATGTATCTGCCGATGCGGATCGCCGCAGAGATGGGAGAGGGCGTGCTGTACCAGTCCTCAACCCGCAGTCCGATCCATCCCGAGCGGCGTGCGGATTACGGCGTGCACAGCGCCGCAGCCTATCCGTCCGCAGGCGACACGGAGATCAAGAATTTCATCTATAATGTGGACCCCGGCCAGTATGACGATATCTTCGTCCTGCTGGAACGCGAGGTGCCCCGGCAGCGGATTGCACCGATGACGGATATTTTACAGAGGCTGGCGGGCAATAAGGTACATCTTGTTGTGCTCAGCCCAGAACCAGATACGGGAGGCTCAGGGCTATGAAGGGAATAGATATCGAAGCCATTCACAATAGAACAATATCCCCTCCGGTGGCACTGGGCAGCTATCCTGCTTCCGACGTTACCTTCCTGCTCAAGGATCTAAGCAATGTATCCCTGGAGCGGGGAACGGCCGAGCGGGAGGAAGCGATCCAGTCCGGCGTGCATTATTCGGAGATGCTTCCGGTGGAGTACCAGCCGACAGAGCAGTATATCGAATTGTTTCATGAGACGCTGCAGCAGACTGCGAAGAAGGTGGCGCTGGCTGTAGCTGTGGTGTCCGAGATGATTGTAGCCCGGCGGGGAACGGCGAATACCGTGCTGGTCTCCCTGGCGAGAGCGGGCACACCTATTGGGGTATTGATCAAACGTTATATTCTTGAGAAATATGGAGCGGATCTTCCGCATTACAGCATCTCGATTATCCGCGGCAAGGGGATTGATGAGAATGCGGTGCTCTATATGCTGCAGCAGCATGGAAGGGATGCCGAGCTGCAATTCATCGATGGCTGGACCGGTAAGGGGGCCATCCGGCAGGTGCTGATAGAGGCCTGTGAGAGTATGCATAAGAAATATGGCATTACGCTAAATGATGATCTGGCGGTACTCGCAGATCCCGGGCACTGCTCGGGAACCTACGGCACCCGGGAGGATTATCTGATTCCAAGCGCCTGCCTGAACTCCACGGTATCCGGCCTGATGAGCCGTACGGTGCTCCGTGATGATCTGATCGGGCCAGAGGAATTCCACGGGGCCAAATTCTACAAGGAATGGCTGGACAGTGATCTGTCCAACGTATTCGTTGAAGCGATTACCCCGTATTTCGCGGAAGTAGCAGCAGAGGCATTTGCGCAGGCTGCGGAGATGCTGGAGCATCCGCCGGAGATTACCTGGCAGGGGCTGGCCGATATCCGTAGTATCCAGGATACCTTCGGCATAGATAATATCAATCTGGTGAAGCCCGGAGTGGGGGAGACGACACGTGTACTGCTGCGAAGAGTGCCCTGGAGAATCCTTGTCGACAGGCTGGACAATCCCAACCTGCGGCATATTCTGCTGCTGGCGGAGGACCGGGGCGTGCCGGTAGAGGTCTATCCCGGGCTGACCTACTCCTGCTGCGGCATCATCAAGCCGCTGAAAGGGGAGAGTGAATGATCTACGCCAGCGATCTGGACCGCACGCTGATCTACTCTCTTAGCGCGATAGGCGTTCCTGAGGATACCCCGGGTCTGGTTCCGGCAGAGGTTGTTGACGGCAGAACGGTATCGTATATCTCACAGCAGGCTCTGGCTACACTGATAGAGCTGGCGGCGAAGATTGTCTTCATGCCGGTGACTACACGTACGATTGCCCAGTACCGGCGGATTAACCTGTTCCAGGAGACGGTCATTCCGGATTATGCCATCACCAGCAATGGCGGCAATATTCTTGTGAACGGGATAGTGGACCAGGATTGGCGGACGGCTGTCGGCAGAGCGGTGGAACGCGGCTCCGCTGCGGCGGAAGAAGCCGAAAGCATCGTGCGTGCTGTTGTTCAGGAAGAATGGATCATTAGCCGGCGGTATTGTGATGAGCTGTTCTATACCTTCGTGGTTCACCGGGATTCGCTGCCGCTGGAGGAGATTGCCCGGATGTCTCAACGGCTGGGCGAGCTTGGCTGGAGAGTATCCCTGCAGGGGCGCAAGCTCTATATCGTGCCGGAGGCGGTGAACAAAAGCGATGCCATTCTTCATGTCCGCCGCACCGTGCATTCGGAGCCGATGGTCGCCTCAGGCGATTCCCTTCTGGACAAGAGCCTGCTCGCCGCCGCCGACTATGCCATAGCTCCCTGCCACGGAGAAATATTTGCCGAGCAGCAGGCGGGTTTAGTACACTTAGAGTATCCGTTTACAGAGCGGCCGGGGGTATTTGCCGCGGATGAGATTATGCAGTATGTTCACAGGATTTATACACATTCGACAGCATTGGGAGTTGGACCGCCACCATGAAAAAGGTAAATATATATTTCAACCGCTGGTTCTCTGTTGCCTATCATTATATGAATCTCATCCGAAGCAATGAAGACGGGATTCCGGTGCAAATCTTCGCCACCCACCCGGATATCCACCATATGTCGCTGCAAGGCGCCGATGTGGCCGCAACCGAGCCTGCACTCGAAGGCATTGAATACGTGCAGTTCTGTGTTGATTTTTGCCGCCGGAACGAGATTGATATCTTCATCCCCCGGCTGCATATGCTCGATATCGCACTGCATGCATCGCTGTTCGATGAGATCGGGACGAAGGTGCTGGTCTGCCGTGATCTGGATCTGCTGGAGATGATCATGGACAAAGGCAAGTTCTATGAGAGCGTGAAGACCACCGGGATTATGACAATTCCTGATTATCATGTGGTTAGTAATGCAGAGGAGTTCAGGGAAGCTTATGAAGATCTCGCAGCCAAAGGGCATAAGGTCTGCTTCAAGCCTACCGAGACGGAAGGCGGGCTCGGATTCCGGATCATAGACAATGACCGCAGTCCCGTGGAGGAGCTGTTCGGCCATGTGACCCCGCTGATCTCCTTCGGGGAGGCTTACCGCATCCTTGCTGAAGCCGGGAGCTTCCCTAACCTGATGGTGATGGAGCTGCTGGAGGGATATGAATATAGTATTGATTGCCTGTCGGATGAGAAGGGCAGGCTGCTGGCCGCAGTCCCCCGCCGGAAAGCAGGCGGCCGCCTGCGGTTGATGGAATATATCCCGGAGCTTGCGGAGGTGGCCCGCAGGGTGGCTGAGACGTACCGGATTCCGTTCAATTTCAATATCCAGATGAAATACAGCGGCGGCGTGCCCAAGCTGCTGGAGATCAATCCGCGGATGTCCGGCGGCCTGCATATCTCCTGTCTGTCTGGAATTAACTTCCCTTATCTGGCTGTCAAAAGCGCGCTCGGAGGCGAGGTTCTGCCTGCGTCGTTCGAGCATAATGTCCTGGCCAGCCATGTCGAGCAGCCGCTGATCATGAAAATAAACGGAGAATCCGTCATTACGGATTCCGTGAATTGAGCGTGTAGCATTCACGCTCATAAGAGGTGAGAAGGAATGCAAGCTAAATTCAAAGTACTGGCGTATGCCGGTGCCGGTTATGTCGTAGCCGTACTGACCAGCGGCTTCCTGCCTGAGCTGGTCTCGCTGCTGCTTCCGGTAATCGGAGCCGCACTTGCGGTGCCGGAGCTCAGGCGCACCAGAGTGAATCTTCCGGTAGAGGTGATTCCTGCCGGACAGGAGCCCAAGGTGATTCCGGCGGCATCGTCCGCCGCGCCGCAGGCTTCGTCTGCTGCCGCTGCTGCGACTCCTGCTGCTGCGGGACAGGCCTCCCCGGCCCATTCGGGTGCCGGACACAGGGAGGACATACAGATCGGAGCAGAGTTCGCTCCGGTGGTGGAGTATCTGGGCATCCTGGAGGATATGATCATCTCCGAAGGGCAGAAGGATACGCTGGACAATGAAATTGTCGAGAAGTCGCTGGCGCTGTTCGCCAGGCTGCAGCGTGTCATTCCGCTGCTGCAGGAGCTGGGCAACGGCGAGATTAACCATACCGTCCGCAGGCTGGTGCTGAAGGACCTTAATGGAGTCATCAATCCGTTCCTGCGCCTGGGGGGCGAAGCCAAGACAAGAAACCGGAGAATGCTGCTGAACGGTCTGCGTGATGTCGATGCCAAAATTTCCGATATTGCGTCGACAATCGAGCACAAAGACCTGATGGAACTTCAGACCAAGGCGGAACTGATTCATCAGCGCTACAGCAGTTCCGAATTATAGGAGGAGGATAGCCATGTCCACGCAGTTAATTGAGCTTAGAAAAGAAGATGAGCAGAAGGTAGTCCAGGAGGCTTCCCAGTTAATTGAGCAGGTAGCCAAGACTGACACGGTGGCACTGGATTCCCTGATGGATGATATCGGGAAGCTTGGGGTCAAGACGCAGGAGAAGGCAGGCCAGACGCTGAAGCTGCTGGACCGCCCCGTCAATGACCTGATGAGCGGCAAGCGGGTGGAAGTGCCCAATATGATTATGAAGCTGCGGGGTGAGTGTGAGACACTCCAGCAGAGCAAGAATGTCAGCTTCTTCGGCAAAATGCTGCGCAAAAGCCCGCTTAAGAATTATGTCTACAAATATCAGTCGGTCCGCACCAACATTGATGCCATTATCACCGGTCTGCGTGACGGCCGGGATACGCTGGAGGAGAGCATCGTCAACATGCGCCAGCTGAAGCGCACCTCTATGGAGGAGATCTATAACCTCCAGACCAAGATCGCCTTCGGCAACAAGCTGAAGGAGCTGTTCGAGGTGGAGATCGCCAAGCCCGAGAATGAGTTCCGCAAAGCGTATCTGGAGCGCGGGCTGCGCAAGGTCATGGTGCGGATTCAGTCCATGACCGAGATGATTCTGCTCTACAATCAGGCGATAGCGGCAACGGATATCATCAATGACAATAATGACAAGCTGATTGATTCCGTAAACAACGCGATCGATAAGACCTCTAATCTGATCACCGTCTCGGCGATGATTGCCATGTCCCTGGCCGATCAGGAGAATGTCATCAATGCGGTCGAAGCCACCAACAAGACCATTGAGGATCAGTTCAAGGAGAATGCACGGCTGCTGCGCACGACGACCGAGAAGACAACGGAGCTGCTCTCCAAGCCGTCCATGTCGCTGGAAGCCGTGAATCAGGCTATTGGCGACCTGCTCAGCGCCCTGGATACCTCAGAGCAGTCCAACCGTCGGATCATCGAGAGCTGTCAGGATTATACGTCCAAAATGACCACCATCAACACCCAGCTGAACAACCGGCTCGGGCTGAATGAGGGTTCACAGCCGCAGGCGTTGAAGCAGGCGGAGAACGGGCTGAGCAGCTTTTTGAATTAAGGGTTTGATTCTGGGCCTGTAGAATAACTTGAATAATGCACCAAGCCTGCTGATATGGATTCGGCGGGCTTTTTTTGTTGTTAAATTTCTAATTTACTAATATATTCCGGTGAGCTATTATGAGAAGGTTCTAGTCGTACATACAAGGAGAGAATATTGATGGTCAGAAAATTAACAGGAATACTGGCAGGTATAGTTGGAGCGGGGATGCTGTTTGGTTCTTTGGGGACAGCGGCAGCCCAGTCTGCATTGACAAAGGATTATGAGGGACATTGGGCTCAGCAAACGATTCAGAGCTGGCTGGATAGCGGTTTGCTTAAAGGCTTCGGGGATGGAT is part of the Paenibacillus sp. FSL M7-0420 genome and harbors:
- a CDS encoding TerD family protein, yielding MTISLSKGQRIDLTKTNPGLTKVVVGLGWDTNKYSGGKDFDLDASAFLLHEDGKAKSENDFVFYNNPSGGTGSVTHTGDNRTGEGDGDDEQIVVDFSLVPANIQRIGITVTIYDYEARAQNFGQVSNAFVRVVDASSDREILRFDLGEDFSTETAVVFCEFYRQGADWKFQAIGSGFAGGLSALCKNYGLDAQ
- a CDS encoding phosphoribosyltransferase family protein yields the protein MAARINKKRSFLFVSKVLGKHIPVGPYTPLLSGAALALLLYLEMSADTADREMMEPLMNQAVHGLIHPEVAEEAYHALLAARLALPEPVLFIGFAETATALGHSMYNAFAGGASYIHTTRELIPELESVVTFEEEHSHAVDHLCYALNAGLLSGTEPIVLVDDEITTGNTAINTIRDIQSKFPRREYVVASLLDWRSEANIQAYRELELELGIRIQALSLLQGSIKVEGVPLLQPAAGNGAAATTGAELVTTYAFDGLERLPVTSADGLGVINPSPYLKHSGRFGLESADNARIDAGVSRVARQLRGLREGGRTLVMGVGEFMYLPMRIAAEMGEGVLYQSSTRSPIHPERRADYGVHSAAAYPSAGDTEIKNFIYNVDPGQYDDIFVLLEREVPRQRIAPMTDILQRLAGNKVHLVVLSPEPDTGGSGL
- a CDS encoding TerC family protein → MDWFSDFFRSIGENYGHFFSWSDIAGTLSDPVSWGIIGSLILLEGLLSADNALVLAVMVKHLPKEQQRKALFYGIIGAYVFRFLAIGLGTYLVKFTLVKVLGALYLFYIAYKGLFKGSGEEGEIKNKGASFWKTVLLVELMDIAFSIDSVVAAFGLSSEVWVLFLGGILGVLMMRGVAQVFLKLIARYPELEQTAFLLIALIAGKMLAGAFGYELPHVIFFGILIAVFAGTIVYSASKRKKAENHKA
- a CDS encoding tellurite resistance TerB family protein, with product MSTFKNWLNTTKSGLTDQVKKFKNKDFMNAVVAGCALVAAADGKIEEAEKNKMAGYMNLSNELKVFDMRDVIAQFNYYVSNFEFSPEIGKQEALKAIGKFNGKPEVGRLIVGVCSAIGAADGDFDEHEKAVVRNICNVLGLSPSEFSL
- a CDS encoding TerD family protein; translated protein: MAGINLVKGQKIDLTKGNAGLSNVIVGLGWDPAEPARGFFGVKKQANVDCDASALLLNENGKLTNKLNLVCFHNKQNANNSVVHSGDNLTGEGDGDDEQIMVNLKQIPADVHKVLVVVNIYDAVNRKQDFGMIKSAYIRIINAAGNAELVKFNLTENYTGFTALICGELYRHGEEWKFAAIGEAAHAAHINQLAERYI
- a CDS encoding TerD family protein codes for the protein MNTEVVKGQKADLTKGNPGLRSITVEIGWKAPSSMDIDASAFLLGAGGKVGSDDDLIFYNNPSTPYITYKDVPGTASGGLKQFEVSLERIPANIVKIAFTLTLYDGENRKQMFGQMSEAECRIVNQATGAQLLRCNLGNQFSVETAVVVGELYRHGEEWKYSAIVAGFSGGLKALCGNYGIEVEDEPAPAPKPPEQTPPPGRPPLQVPPPRAESSRPNIVIPPPPAPAPPKQEAAPAPALNLNLKKIELKKKGDSINLKKSASGLGELLINLNWNQKQGGGLFSRNKGGVDLDLACLYELKNGSKGVVQALGNAFGNLQQPPYIMLDGDDRTGSVTSGENLRINGSKVAQIERILVFAFIYKGVTNWSEADGVVTLKQDGGPDIIVNLDEHNNRKGMCAIALIRNVDNETFSIERLVQYFSGHREMDEAYGWGLRWVAGSK
- a CDS encoding HpcH/HpaI aldolase/citrate lyase family protein codes for the protein MRYFDYLTQEQEASLFHVPPVSFDHTTRKDLLAYAVGAALYMPATRASVAEDIIKLRASGLITVIIDLEDAIGDGEVDYAEESIVRHLAFLSAYAENEPEQRGSLPLLFIRVRNPAQLRDLIFRLGSLITMLTGFVFPKFSVENGTDYFEAIADYNDTRSYSAPVLYGMPILENAPIIYRESRMDTLLGVRDLLGQYREYVLNVRIGATDFSSLFGLRRSPDISIYDLTPIRDCMSDIINVFGRVEEGYVISGPVWEYFASKGHRVLRPQLRETPFEDTYGKHGREMRNSFISSSMDGLIREVILDKENGIVGKTIIHPSHLRPVQAMYTVMHEEYVDALSIVDSNDGSRGVFKSEYYNKMNEIKPHLNWARRILLRSQIYGVLHEQQHFVGLLPENEYTHV
- a CDS encoding TerD family protein gives rise to the protein MAINLSKGQKIDLTKTNPGLSKITVGLGWDTNKYDGGKDFDLDVSVFLTNASGKVDKETNFIFFNNKQNENASVVHTGDNRTGEGDGDDEQVQVDLLNVPADVDKIAFTITIYEAESRSQNFGQVSRSYVRIVNDANSEELIRFDLGEDFSVETGVVVGELYRNGAEWKFNAIGSGYKDGLSGLTRDYGLQ